A single region of the Actinoplanes sp. SE50/110 genome encodes:
- a CDS encoding amidohydrolase family protein, with translation MAVLRVRGFGLPDGEPIDLYADGDRWTTDPVRGAESVAEGWVLPGLVDAHTHPGAEEPGRPLDDDILRRDLRAHLDAGVTLIRAPGLAGDPPDWFGAADDSPRAQHAGPWIAQQGQFMDGWGRRPDHADLPAVAAAQAARTGWAKLVIDWKPADPVLPVGVLREAVARVHAVGGRLAVHTQQAAGGVVAVEAGVDSIEHGMGLDPDLLPLMAERGIALTPTLAAITGSLTQILADPERAARSWYVPGAGAHAGLTAAAVEAGVTVLAGTDTRPHGGIVREIRALVAAGVSPHRAIAAASWTARSFLGLPGLVDGAPADAVVFDGDPRADLGRLDKPLAVIVRGKRVPTRPWVPVP, from the coding sequence ATGGCAGTGCTGCGGGTCCGGGGTTTCGGGCTTCCTGACGGGGAGCCGATCGATCTCTATGCCGACGGGGACCGGTGGACCACGGATCCGGTGCGGGGTGCCGAGTCGGTGGCCGAGGGGTGGGTGCTGCCCGGACTGGTCGATGCGCACACCCATCCCGGCGCCGAGGAGCCCGGGCGGCCGCTCGACGACGACATCCTGCGGCGGGATCTGCGGGCCCACCTGGACGCCGGGGTCACGCTGATCCGGGCGCCCGGGCTGGCCGGGGATCCGCCGGACTGGTTCGGGGCGGCGGACGACAGCCCGCGCGCCCAGCATGCCGGACCGTGGATCGCCCAGCAGGGCCAGTTCATGGACGGCTGGGGCCGCCGCCCCGATCATGCCGACCTGCCGGCCGTCGCGGCCGCGCAGGCCGCCCGCACCGGCTGGGCCAAGCTGGTGATCGACTGGAAGCCGGCCGACCCGGTCCTGCCGGTCGGCGTGCTGCGCGAGGCGGTGGCCCGGGTGCACGCGGTGGGTGGGCGGCTCGCGGTGCACACCCAGCAGGCGGCGGGCGGGGTGGTCGCGGTCGAGGCCGGGGTGGATTCGATCGAGCACGGCATGGGCCTCGACCCGGACCTGCTGCCGCTGATGGCCGAGCGGGGCATCGCGCTCACCCCGACGCTGGCCGCGATCACCGGGTCGCTGACCCAGATTCTCGCCGACCCCGAGCGCGCGGCCCGCAGCTGGTACGTGCCGGGGGCCGGCGCCCACGCCGGGCTCACCGCCGCGGCGGTCGAAGCCGGGGTCACCGTGCTGGCCGGCACCGACACGCGACCGCACGGCGGGATCGTCCGGGAGATCCGTGCGCTGGTCGCGGCCGGGGTGTCGCCGCACCGGGCGATCGCCGCCGCCTCCTGGACGGCCCGCTCGTTCCTGGGTCTGCCCGGTCTGGTGGACGGGGCGCCGGCGGATGCCGTGGTGTTCGACGGGGATCCGCGGGCCGATCTGGGCCGGCTCGACAAGCCGCTCGCGGTGATCGTCCGCGGCAAGCGGGTCCCCACGCGACCCTGGGTGCCTGTCCCGTAG
- a CDS encoding EAL domain-containing protein: MAVQRSNAMPARRLGTGSLIERIVAERAIYPVFQPIVDLGSHAVVGVEALARGPAGSALETPDALFAAAIEAGLLTELDQLCYARALETVRDAGPPVPPLVFVNAEPAGLSQPMSPDLAAVVRSSLPFRIVLEFTERALTSRPAAVLRLADLVHSLGNAVALDDVGADPASLAFLPLVEPDVVKLDMHLIRDPYSPKTQATAAAVVGYADRSGATVLAEGIETPDDEVNAAALGARWGQGWLFGRPGPLEMMLGREYAQSPAVSRFVPGVEPVHGETPFAIAAHRQPVRVAGPDMADALIDHVLASIGDRGRQSIVMCAINGPGQPSRWLPRLVAAADHFTYLGLLSGSALPSVADVQVQRIEESDPLREETVISVLTEDVSMALCLKSIGSESAGDRDSVQFVYPQSRHIVHPILRNMMRRFGTW; encoded by the coding sequence GTGGCCGTACAGCGGTCGAATGCGATGCCGGCACGGCGACTGGGCACGGGGTCGCTGATCGAGCGGATCGTGGCGGAGCGCGCCATCTATCCGGTCTTCCAGCCGATCGTCGATCTCGGCTCGCACGCGGTCGTCGGGGTCGAGGCGTTGGCGCGTGGTCCGGCGGGCTCTGCCCTGGAGACTCCCGACGCGCTGTTCGCCGCCGCGATCGAGGCCGGTTTGCTGACCGAGTTGGACCAGTTGTGCTACGCCCGCGCGCTGGAGACGGTCCGGGACGCCGGGCCACCGGTGCCGCCACTGGTGTTCGTCAATGCCGAGCCCGCCGGATTGAGCCAGCCGATGTCTCCGGACCTCGCCGCTGTGGTCCGGAGCAGCCTGCCTTTTCGGATCGTGCTGGAGTTCACCGAACGCGCGCTGACGAGCCGACCGGCTGCGGTCCTGCGCCTCGCCGACCTCGTCCATTCCCTCGGTAATGCCGTCGCGTTGGACGACGTGGGTGCCGACCCTGCCTCGCTGGCGTTTCTGCCGCTCGTCGAGCCGGATGTCGTCAAGCTCGACATGCATCTGATCCGCGATCCGTATTCACCGAAAACCCAGGCGACGGCCGCCGCTGTCGTGGGATACGCCGACCGCAGCGGAGCGACGGTACTGGCTGAGGGCATCGAGACACCGGACGACGAGGTGAACGCCGCGGCTCTGGGCGCGCGATGGGGGCAGGGGTGGTTGTTCGGTCGGCCCGGGCCGTTGGAGATGATGCTGGGCCGCGAGTACGCGCAGTCGCCGGCCGTGTCCCGATTCGTGCCAGGCGTTGAACCGGTGCACGGGGAGACGCCGTTCGCCATAGCCGCTCACCGACAGCCGGTGCGCGTGGCCGGGCCGGACATGGCCGACGCCCTGATCGACCACGTCCTGGCATCCATCGGGGATCGCGGTCGGCAGAGCATCGTGATGTGCGCCATCAATGGGCCGGGACAGCCGTCGCGATGGCTTCCGAGACTCGTCGCCGCGGCCGATCACTTCACCTACCTGGGTCTGCTCAGCGGCTCAGCGTTGCCCTCCGTCGCTGATGTGCAGGTCCAACGGATCGAAGAGAGTGACCCGCTTCGCGAAGAGACCGTGATATCGGTACTCACGGAGGACGTTTCGATGGCGCTGTGCCTGAAATCGATCGGATCAGAATCGGCCGGCGATCGCGATTCCGTTCAATTCGTCTACCCGCAGAGCAGGCACATCGTGCATCCCATCCTGCGTAACATGATGCGCCGCTTCGGCACCTGGTGA
- a CDS encoding HAD family hydrolase — protein sequence MPAAVLFDLDDTLIDETTASRDAVLAWAAELELTGPGADQRWARISARHYSRYQRRELSFAQQRRERVRDFLGTALTDTAADRLFATYLRHYEAAWTVFDDAVPTLRRARESGLRVAVLTNGEHSQQHHKLERLSLLSEIDLLVASSTLPAGKPDPGAFRHTVNHLGVEPVDVVMVGDSLEKDVFGARAAGLSAILLDRDGTRAGSGVPRVRSLNDLVFTPDRKMTPT from the coding sequence GTGCCGGCTGCCGTGCTGTTCGACCTCGACGACACGTTGATCGACGAGACGACCGCGTCCCGCGATGCCGTGCTCGCTTGGGCCGCGGAGCTGGAGCTCACCGGGCCGGGAGCCGACCAGCGGTGGGCGCGGATCTCGGCCCGGCACTACTCCCGCTACCAGCGACGGGAGCTCTCCTTCGCGCAGCAGCGGCGAGAACGGGTCCGTGACTTCCTCGGCACCGCCCTCACCGACACCGCAGCGGATCGGCTCTTCGCCACCTACCTGCGGCACTACGAAGCCGCCTGGACCGTTTTCGACGACGCGGTGCCCACGCTCCGCCGAGCACGGGAGTCCGGCCTGCGGGTCGCCGTGCTGACCAACGGTGAACATAGCCAGCAGCACCACAAGCTCGAACGCCTTTCCCTGCTGTCCGAGATCGACCTGCTGGTGGCCTCCTCCACCCTGCCCGCCGGCAAGCCGGACCCCGGCGCATTCCGCCATACGGTCAACCACTTGGGGGTCGAGCCCGTCGACGTCGTGATGGTCGGCGACTCCCTGGAGAAGGACGTCTTCGGAGCCCGAGCGGCGGGCCTGTCCGCGATCCTGCTGGACCGGGACGGGACCCGGGCCGGGTCCGGGGTCCCCCGCGTACGGTCCCTCAACGACCTCGTCTTCACCCCTGACAGGAAGATGACGCCCACGTGA
- the pdxY gene encoding pyridoxal kinase PdxY yields the protein MKVLSIQSVVAHGHVGNSAAVFPLQRIGVEVVPIPTVNFSNHTGYGAWRGPLLPPADVAEIILGVAERGVFPQIDAVLSGYQGGAGIADVIIDAVRRVKAANPNAVYACDPVMGNAKSGCFVAPEIPVLLRDRVVPVADIITPNQFELGFLTGTEPADIDSTLASADLARAMGPSTVLVTSVERPDREPGTIEMLVVADAGAWLVSTPHLPFKANGSGDVTAALFTAHYVATGEAATALERTVSSVFDLLKTTFESGERELQLIQAQEFYAAPRLQFRAQRVR from the coding sequence ATGAAAGTTCTGTCCATCCAGTCGGTGGTCGCGCACGGTCACGTCGGCAACTCCGCGGCCGTGTTCCCGCTGCAGCGCATCGGTGTCGAGGTCGTTCCGATCCCGACCGTCAACTTCTCCAACCACACCGGGTACGGGGCGTGGCGCGGGCCGCTGCTGCCGCCCGCCGACGTCGCCGAGATCATTCTCGGGGTCGCGGAGCGCGGGGTGTTCCCGCAGATCGACGCGGTGCTGTCCGGGTATCAGGGCGGCGCCGGGATCGCCGACGTGATCATCGACGCGGTGCGCCGGGTCAAGGCGGCGAACCCGAACGCGGTGTACGCGTGTGACCCGGTGATGGGCAACGCCAAGTCCGGCTGCTTCGTCGCGCCGGAGATCCCGGTGCTGCTGCGCGACCGGGTGGTGCCGGTCGCCGACATCATCACGCCGAACCAGTTCGAGCTGGGCTTCCTGACCGGCACCGAGCCGGCCGACATCGACTCGACCCTGGCCTCGGCCGACCTGGCCCGGGCCATGGGTCCGTCGACCGTGCTGGTCACCAGCGTGGAGCGGCCGGACCGGGAGCCGGGGACGATCGAGATGCTGGTCGTCGCCGACGCCGGAGCATGGCTGGTGAGCACGCCGCACCTGCCGTTCAAGGCGAACGGCTCCGGGGACGTGACGGCCGCCCTGTTCACCGCGCACTACGTGGCCACGGGCGAGGCGGCGACGGCTCTCGAACGTACCGTGTCCAGCGTCTTCGATCTTTTGAAGACGACGTTCGAGTCGGGGGAGCGCGAACTGCAGCTGATCCAGGCGCAGGAGTTCTATGCCGCGCCGCGCCTGCAGTTCCGCGCTCAGCGGGTGCGCTGA
- a CDS encoding undecaprenyl-diphosphate phosphatase → MAVASLTYAEAVVIGLLQGVTELFPVSSLGHSVLIPALIGGRWAQDLSLGADQSPYLAFLVAVHVATAAALVWFFRADWVRIVRGLFTSVRDRRIENPDQRLAWLLIAATIPVGLAGLVLEHTVRTALGKPLPASIFLLVNGLLLAGVERIRRRTPEPRVPLAVGSDGVYVGSTAQQHGGVSAHGGDVESDHRLAGLGWKQAILIGAAQILALLPGISRSGVTIGAGLLRGLSHEDAARFAFLLATPVIAAAGVLKLPELAGPAGHGIAGPVLAGSLVAGVAAYVSLRFLTRYFETRTLNPFAIYCVVAGLGGLIWFGVQ, encoded by the coding sequence ATGGCTGTCGCGTCACTTACCTACGCCGAGGCTGTGGTCATCGGACTGCTGCAGGGCGTCACCGAGCTCTTCCCGGTCTCCAGTCTCGGGCACAGCGTGCTGATCCCGGCGCTGATCGGCGGGCGGTGGGCGCAGGACCTGAGTCTCGGCGCCGACCAGTCGCCCTACCTGGCGTTCCTGGTGGCGGTGCACGTGGCGACGGCCGCGGCGCTGGTGTGGTTCTTCCGGGCCGACTGGGTGCGGATCGTGCGCGGGCTGTTCACCTCGGTGCGCGACCGGCGGATCGAGAACCCGGATCAGCGGCTGGCCTGGCTGCTGATCGCGGCGACCATTCCGGTGGGGCTGGCCGGGCTGGTCCTGGAGCACACCGTGCGGACCGCGCTGGGCAAGCCGCTGCCGGCCTCGATCTTCCTGCTCGTCAACGGGCTGCTGCTGGCCGGGGTGGAGCGGATCCGGCGGCGGACGCCGGAGCCCCGCGTGCCACTCGCCGTCGGCAGCGACGGGGTCTATGTGGGGTCGACCGCCCAGCAGCACGGCGGGGTCTCGGCGCACGGCGGCGACGTCGAGTCCGATCACCGGCTCGCCGGGCTGGGCTGGAAGCAGGCGATCCTGATCGGGGCGGCGCAGATCCTGGCGCTGCTGCCGGGGATCAGCCGGTCCGGCGTGACGATCGGGGCCGGCCTGCTGCGCGGGCTGTCCCACGAGGACGCGGCACGCTTCGCGTTCCTGCTGGCAACGCCGGTGATCGCGGCGGCCGGGGTGCTGAAGCTGCCGGAACTGGCCGGGCCGGCCGGGCACGGGATCGCCGGGCCGGTCCTGGCCGGCAGCCTGGTGGCGGGGGTCGCGGCGTACGTCTCGCTTCGGTTCTTGACCAGGTATTTCGAGACCCGGACGCTGAACCCGTTCGCCATCTACTGCGTGGTCGCCGGCCTGGGCGGCCTGATCTGGTTCGGCGTGCAGTAG
- a CDS encoding Platelet-activating factor acetylhydrolase, with translation MGISRRGLLGATLAAGISVPFGGVANAAVSSGPPRLRLPRPTGPLPVGTTRLHLVDRSRTHQGRPRELMANIWYPAEGSRPGPVETWLDAEPMRLLLASADFDRDAVLAPFTSGRLGAPVRRTPQGFPVVVYSHGAHDHRSETTIIAQELVSHGFVVATVDHTFDAYTEFPDGRVLEPVEDPLMLPLDFARDAGFVIDQLEVVARGGNPDVDGRPLPDGLGRAIDVRRIGMYGHSKGGTATALLMAADRRVRAGLILDGPMESDPMPSTDLDRPVLLMSAFFNRADHPAVAAFWSHLRGWRLTIRADGAAHPSYTDYQTLYAQVAPIVGLSDEMLQGEIGTLDPGRAVRIQQAYPLAFFDQHLRGRHSRLLDGPSRAFPEVRFLP, from the coding sequence GTGGGTATTTCGCGGCGAGGGCTGCTCGGGGCGACGCTGGCGGCAGGGATCAGCGTGCCGTTCGGGGGTGTGGCGAACGCGGCGGTGAGTTCCGGGCCGCCGCGGCTGCGGTTGCCGCGGCCGACCGGGCCGCTGCCGGTGGGGACGACGCGGCTGCATCTCGTGGACCGGTCGCGGACCCATCAGGGGCGGCCGCGCGAGCTGATGGCCAACATCTGGTATCCGGCCGAGGGCAGCCGGCCCGGGCCGGTGGAGACGTGGCTGGACGCCGAGCCGATGCGGCTGCTGCTCGCGTCGGCCGATTTCGACCGGGACGCGGTGCTCGCGCCGTTCACGTCGGGACGACTGGGTGCTCCGGTACGGCGTACACCGCAGGGTTTTCCGGTCGTGGTGTATTCGCATGGCGCCCACGATCACCGCTCGGAGACGACGATCATCGCGCAGGAGCTGGTGAGCCACGGTTTCGTGGTGGCGACCGTCGATCACACCTTCGACGCGTACACCGAGTTCCCGGATGGCCGCGTCCTGGAACCGGTGGAGGATCCGCTGATGCTGCCGCTGGACTTCGCCCGGGACGCCGGGTTCGTCATCGATCAGCTCGAGGTGGTCGCGCGCGGCGGGAATCCGGATGTGGACGGCCGCCCGCTGCCGGACGGGCTGGGCCGGGCGATCGACGTGCGGCGGATCGGCATGTACGGGCACTCCAAGGGTGGCACCGCGACCGCGCTGCTGATGGCCGCCGACCGGCGGGTGCGGGCCGGGCTGATCCTGGACGGGCCGATGGAGTCCGATCCGATGCCGTCGACCGATCTGGATCGGCCGGTGCTGCTGATGAGCGCCTTCTTCAACCGGGCGGACCATCCGGCGGTGGCCGCGTTCTGGTCGCATCTGCGCGGGTGGCGGCTCACCATCCGGGCGGACGGGGCGGCGCATCCGTCGTACACCGATTATCAGACCCTGTACGCCCAGGTGGCCCCGATCGTGGGGTTGAGCGACGAGATGCTGCAGGGGGAGATCGGCACCCTGGATCCGGGCCGGGCGGTGCGGATCCAGCAGGCGTATCCGCTGGCCTTCTTCGACCAGCATCTGCGCGGGCGGCACAGCCGGCTGCTGGACGGGCCGAGCCGGGCGTTCCCCGAGGTCAGGTTCCTGCCTTAG
- a CDS encoding M20/M25/M40 family metallo-hydrolase, producing MRVRNYAYAGVAAALSVALAVTGTAHADATPAAAVAVAPPVISADATMVHLQKLMSFAQASNNTRVIGSTGFTSTVTYIKQQLDALGWQTTVQNFTTGGRAAANVVAEWPYGDATHVVMAGAHSDSVSAGPGINDDGSGVAALLANAAAISQAKLKPQKRIRFGFWGAEEQGDVGSGYYVSHLAGGEAKKIDAYLNFDMVGNKPENGRAVGWSLYVEGQSNGLNAPFQTYFSAQGITVNPSLNTDDRSDHAAFKRAGVKVTGVSSVRSLNALGACYHRSCDNLTDVSQTSMGLAANAIASAVWSLAGTA from the coding sequence ATGCGGGTTCGCAACTATGCCTACGCCGGGGTGGCCGCCGCGCTCAGCGTCGCGCTGGCGGTCACCGGTACGGCCCACGCCGATGCCACGCCGGCCGCCGCGGTCGCCGTCGCGCCGCCGGTGATCAGCGCCGACGCCACGATGGTGCATCTGCAGAAGCTGATGAGCTTCGCGCAGGCCAGCAACAACACCCGGGTGATCGGCAGCACCGGCTTCACGTCGACGGTCACCTACATCAAGCAGCAGCTGGACGCGTTGGGCTGGCAGACCACGGTGCAGAACTTCACCACCGGCGGGAGGGCCGCGGCCAACGTGGTGGCCGAGTGGCCGTACGGCGACGCCACCCACGTGGTGATGGCGGGCGCGCACTCCGACTCGGTGTCGGCGGGTCCCGGGATCAACGACGACGGCTCGGGCGTCGCGGCACTGCTGGCCAACGCGGCCGCGATATCGCAGGCCAAGCTGAAGCCGCAGAAGCGGATCCGGTTCGGTTTCTGGGGCGCCGAGGAGCAGGGCGACGTCGGTTCCGGCTACTACGTGTCGCACCTGGCCGGCGGCGAGGCGAAGAAGATCGACGCGTACCTCAACTTCGACATGGTCGGCAACAAGCCGGAGAACGGCCGGGCGGTCGGCTGGAGCCTGTACGTCGAGGGTCAGTCGAACGGACTGAACGCGCCGTTCCAGACCTATTTCAGCGCGCAGGGGATCACCGTCAACCCGTCGCTGAACACCGACGACCGCTCCGATCACGCCGCCTTCAAGCGGGCCGGGGTGAAGGTCACCGGGGTGAGCTCGGTGCGCAGCCTCAATGCGCTGGGCGCGTGTTACCACCGGTCCTGCGACAACCTGACCGATGTGAGCCAGACCAGCATGGGGCTGGCCGCCAACGCGATCGCGTCCGCGGTCTGGTCGCTCGCCGGCACCGCCTGA
- a CDS encoding TIGR00374 family protein: MTTTDSVRDQPPRTAPANRRGGWWKLPVLALAGCLAVHELQGHLPGVAATWTALRQTRAGWLTAAVLLQVISTVAFAEEERRLLGAFGVPIAARTSVAVTLVRSAMATSLPGGSAVAAAYGFRQFRARGASRPIAATVTALCGAASVTGLAVLYAGDALVQAGDPRVIAIMVAAVTGLALGVRTLRRHPPPAGEPATALARVRRGVHETLVASAAVRVPQWLAILALAVLNWLADLVCLIACLHALNLRVPIAVLGTAYLGAQLARQIPATPGGIGVIEAALILAVTTAGGAAAAPATAAVLLYRLLSCWLQLPLGAACWAVLRTPPSPAVEPPTPADLHGGAILHATGTARPGERR, from the coding sequence ATGACAACCACCGATTCTGTACGCGACCAGCCGCCCCGGACGGCCCCCGCGAACCGCCGTGGCGGCTGGTGGAAACTCCCCGTCCTGGCCCTGGCCGGCTGCCTCGCCGTCCACGAGCTGCAGGGGCACCTGCCCGGGGTGGCCGCCACCTGGACCGCGCTGCGACAGACCAGGGCGGGCTGGCTGACCGCCGCCGTGCTGCTGCAGGTGATCTCCACCGTCGCGTTCGCCGAGGAGGAGCGGCGGCTGCTGGGCGCCTTCGGCGTGCCGATCGCGGCCCGCACCTCGGTGGCGGTCACCCTGGTGCGCTCGGCGATGGCGACCTCGCTGCCCGGTGGGTCCGCGGTCGCCGCGGCCTACGGTTTCCGGCAGTTCCGGGCGCGCGGCGCCAGCCGCCCGATCGCGGCCACGGTCACCGCGCTCTGCGGCGCGGCCTCGGTCACCGGGCTGGCCGTGCTCTACGCCGGTGATGCGCTGGTGCAGGCCGGCGACCCCCGGGTGATCGCGATCATGGTGGCGGCGGTGACCGGGCTGGCGCTCGGCGTGCGCACGCTGCGACGCCACCCGCCGCCGGCCGGCGAGCCGGCCACGGCTCTGGCGCGGGTGCGGCGCGGCGTGCACGAGACGCTGGTGGCGAGCGCCGCTGTCCGCGTACCGCAATGGCTGGCGATCCTGGCCCTCGCGGTGCTGAACTGGCTCGCGGACCTGGTGTGCCTGATCGCGTGCCTGCACGCGCTGAACCTGCGGGTGCCGATCGCGGTGCTCGGGACCGCCTATCTGGGGGCGCAGCTGGCCCGGCAGATCCCGGCGACACCCGGCGGCATCGGGGTGATCGAGGCGGCGCTGATCCTGGCCGTCACCACCGCGGGCGGCGCGGCGGCCGCGCCGGCCACCGCCGCGGTGCTGCTTTACCGCCTGCTCTCCTGCTGGCTGCAGTTGCCGCTGGGCGCGGCCTGCTGGGCGGTCCTGCGCACGCCGCCGTCACCGGCGGTCGAGCCACCGACGCCTGCCGACCTGCACGGGGGAGCGATTCTTCATGCCACCGGGACTGCTCGTCCCGGTGAGCGCCGGTGA
- a CDS encoding SAM-dependent methyltransferase: protein MTDPLDVGRPHPARVYDFLLGGKDNFAADRAAAAEGLKVNPNVATAPLQNRAFVQRTVRFLAGEAGIRQFLDIGTGLPTSPNVHEVAQAIDPTARIVYVDNDPLVLTHARALLTSGPQGHTAYVDADFADTDRILSAARDHLDLGEPVALLLYAVLHFFDDEQDPYTTVAQLMDALPTGSHLVISHMTGDHDPEAWARFAEVMRRQGVHSRQRSLDELARFFAKLETVPPGVVPILRWRPDEQTTLTDAQVALYGGVGRKR, encoded by the coding sequence ATGACCGATCCCCTCGACGTCGGGCGCCCGCACCCCGCTCGCGTCTACGACTTCCTGCTGGGCGGCAAGGACAACTTCGCGGCCGATCGCGCGGCCGCGGCCGAGGGACTCAAAGTCAACCCCAACGTGGCCACCGCGCCCCTGCAGAACCGGGCGTTCGTGCAACGCACGGTGCGCTTCCTGGCCGGCGAAGCCGGCATCCGGCAGTTCCTCGACATCGGCACCGGACTACCCACCTCGCCCAACGTTCACGAGGTGGCCCAGGCGATCGACCCCACCGCGCGGATCGTCTACGTCGACAACGACCCCCTCGTGCTCACCCACGCCCGAGCCCTGCTGACCAGCGGGCCGCAGGGACACACGGCGTACGTCGACGCCGACTTCGCCGACACGGACCGGATCCTGTCCGCGGCGCGTGACCATCTCGACCTCGGCGAGCCGGTCGCCCTGCTGCTCTACGCCGTCCTGCACTTCTTCGACGACGAGCAGGACCCTTACACGACGGTCGCCCAGCTCATGGACGCGCTGCCCACCGGCAGCCACCTGGTGATCTCCCACATGACCGGCGACCACGATCCCGAAGCCTGGGCCCGGTTCGCCGAGGTGATGCGCCGCCAGGGCGTGCACAGCCGGCAACGTTCACTCGACGAACTGGCCCGCTTCTTCGCCAAGCTCGAGACCGTCCCGCCCGGCGTGGTCCCGATCCTCCGCTGGCGGCCTGACGAGCAGACCACACTCACCGACGCCCAGGTCGCCCTCTACGGCGGTGTCGGCCGGAAACGCTGA
- a CDS encoding DedA family protein has translation MTAALGPSFLAPEWLISTFGLVGILAIVFAESGLLIGFFLPGDSLLFTAGLLIAGGTYLHQPLWLMCLLVSVAAVAGDQFGYLFGRRFGPALFRRPDSRLFKQENLGRARDFFAKYGARSIILARFVPIVRTFTPIVAGASHMPYRTFLSYNVIGGTAWGCGVTILGYFLGQIAFVKSNIEFILVGIVALSVVPIGIELLRGRRRARAQRTR, from the coding sequence ATGACCGCAGCGCTGGGCCCTTCGTTTCTCGCGCCGGAATGGCTGATCTCGACATTCGGACTGGTCGGGATCCTCGCCATCGTGTTCGCCGAGTCAGGACTGCTGATCGGCTTCTTCCTGCCCGGTGACTCGCTGCTGTTCACCGCGGGTCTGCTGATCGCCGGCGGCACCTATCTGCACCAGCCGCTGTGGCTGATGTGCCTGCTGGTGTCGGTCGCGGCGGTCGCCGGCGACCAGTTCGGCTATCTGTTCGGGCGGCGTTTCGGGCCGGCCCTGTTCCGCCGGCCCGATTCACGGCTGTTCAAGCAGGAGAATCTCGGCCGGGCGCGGGACTTCTTCGCCAAGTACGGCGCCCGGTCGATCATTCTGGCCCGGTTCGTGCCGATCGTCCGGACCTTCACCCCGATCGTGGCCGGCGCCAGCCACATGCCTTACCGCACGTTCCTGAGCTACAACGTGATCGGCGGCACCGCGTGGGGCTGCGGTGTCACGATTCTCGGCTATTTCCTCGGCCAGATCGCCTTCGTGAAGTCGAACATCGAATTCATCCTGGTCGGCATCGTGGCCCTGTCGGTCGTCCCGATCGGCATCGAACTGCTGCGCGGCCGGCGCCGCGCCCGGGCTCAGCGCACCCGCTGA